From one Henningerozyma blattae CBS 6284 chromosome 1, complete genome genomic stretch:
- the SOV1 gene encoding Sov1p (similar to Saccharomyces cerevisiae SOV1 (YMR066W); ancestral locus Anc_2.637), with protein MLRYHPPNQNQLLFGINLARNAKRLVWYAIREYRQKRTILPTKDKPFSQHRDISQRFYDQFNISSRIDLKKLGFSESNLENNHTTSNDDLLIKYLQFASSKINGTINKRLNKLEHLLNNLEENDNGHKLAVIFDYLLIQCQNEASILNKRIKDKKKSGLNNEIFQEKQNFVSKPATNESDGISENKLEDQILNELFDESSTKDRKYIKLYHTELLFHILEQIKNNTDIITSNYFSLEQIVEVFEFSKLFPIRSIRDKGIFLAGNIVYSSGKVRMDPVNESFYIESLVNSGSYKKAFLLYKTNEKNVNEKWWYEMGMMIALRSNNLLKFKHILDNYDLKYDSYPYMPGNILKLSVQKYLQVRNFSQADKLTARLITLLEMNKHSKKNNTNNLKTINFKDEEEANSYLNKLEYPSNSELLRIIENYLHKRTIPKVDKLMEIYKDLYGEQIEDNDYFMVKKKIQMVKDSTELRDTLRSLKHETSDVKSELRRCKDLLHRMNTISEKSLQNFGNELLLGSLVEMKHAPRLKKSMDTILTKKILEGGTSNNDIPASRKFMYFISILLAFNKENEAFVVVENMEKTNQKLIESSNNANIKCEFPPIQAFHYAKFIDFYTLQLRKIRNKMEVKPLLSKVQNISKRMNNMNIPPNSIYLSKLLKFYEELGDRNICMKITNSILYSTTSEDNHCSSKPFFERRLITRPLFYIIWKIYYDFYRHSTHKMPKVTERNKLTAKEYTHIQREVFRKCDISPIISPRELLRLMVVDSNLLPDIKLYNLIIKVFIKSNDWNGIITVLSLMENFHCQDIDDYILGYILKEIQNQYILLTMYEIKQKQPDLNAKNLITNSKLKVLEMRKESHIFGEYQDINSKFDYILNEICNLLQKKNSKSQPSNLQDILEFYQQFDLPVDKLKDTFNKAFEKSQ; from the coding sequence ATGCTGCGATATCATCCACctaatcaaaatcaattgtTGTTTGGAATTAACTTAGCTCGTAATGCTAAGCGATTAGTGTGGTACGCAATAAGGGAATATAGACAAAAAAGGACTATTCTTCCAACAAAAGACAAACCTTTCTCTCAACATCGTGATATTAGTCAAAGATTTTATGATCAGTTTAATATCAGTTCACgcattgatttaaaaaaattagggTTTTCTGAAAGTAACTTAGAGAATAATCATACAACTAGTAATGATGACCTACTAATAAAATACCTCCAGTTTGCATCTTCAAAGATTAATGGCACCATTAATAAAAGGCTAAACAAATTAGAAcatttattgaataatttggaGGAAAATGATAATGGTCATAAGCTTGCTGTAATATTTGACTATTTACTCATACAATGTCAAAATGAAGCAAGCATATTGAATAAAAggataaaagataaaaaaaaatcaggattgaataatgaaattttccAAGAAAAGCAAAATTTTGTATCCAAACCAGCTACTAATGAATCAGATGGTATatctgaaaataaattagagGATCAGATATTAAATGAACTTTTTGATGAATCATCTACTAAAGACCggaaatatataaaattatatcatactgagttattatttcatattcttgaacaaattaaaaataatactgaTATAATTacttcaaattattttagtTTAGAACAAATTGTAGAAGTCtttgaattttctaaacTGTTCCCAATAAGATCTATTAGAGATAAAGGTATTTTCCTAGCAGGAAATATAGTATACTCTTCTGGTAAAGTCCGTATGGATCCTGTTAATGAATCCTTTTATATCGAATCCTTAGTCAATTCTGGCTCCTATAAAAAAGCCTTCCTGCTATATAAAACTAATGAAAAGAATGTAAACGAAAAATGGTGGTATGAAATGGGGATGATGATTGCTTTAAGATCCAATAATCTCTTAAAGTTTAAGCATATATTAGATAATTATGACTTAAAATATGATTCATATCCATACATGCCTggcaatattttaaaattatcgGTTCAAAAATATCTGCAAGTTCGAAACTTCTCTCAGGCTGACAAACTAACAGCTAGACTTATTActttattagaaatgaataaacattctaaaaaaaataatacaaataatttaaagacAATTAACTTTAAGGACGAGGAGGAAGCAAATAGCTACCTAAATAAACTAGAATACCCTTCCAATTCGGAACTTTTACGAATTATCGAAAATTATCTTCATAAAAGAACTATACCAAAAGTAGATAAGCTAATggaaatatataaagaCCTATATGGAGAACAAATTGAGGATAATGATTACTTCAtggttaaaaaaaaaattcaaatggtCAAAGATTCTACTGAACTTCGGGACACATTAAGATCGTTGAAACACGAAACTTCTGATGTAAAGTCTGAATTACGCAGGTGCAAAGATTTGTTACATCGTATGAATACAATTTCTGAAAAATCACTACAGAATTTTGGTAATGAGCTTTTGTTGGGCTCTTTAGTTGAAATGAAACATGCTCCTCGTTTAAAGAAAAGTATGGACACCATCTTAACTAAAAAGATTCTCGAAGGTGGAACgtctaataatgatattccAGCTTCAAGGAAATTtatgtattttattagtattcTTTTAGCATTCAACAAAGAGAACGAAGCTTTTGTTGTAGTTGAAAATATGGAAAAAACTAATCAAAAACTCATTGAATCAAGTAACAATGCTAATATCAAATGTGAATTTCCACCAATACAGGCTTTTCATTATgctaaatttattgatttctATACTTTGCAACTACgcaaaataagaaataaaatggaGGTAAAACCACTGCTTTCAAaagttcaaaatatatcaaaacGAATGAACAATATGAATATTCCGCCTAATAGCATTTATTtgtcaaaattattaaaattctaCGAGGAGTTAGGAGatagaaatatttgtatgaaaattacaaattcaattttgtATTCTACCACGTCAGAAGATAATCACTGCTCAAGCAAGCCTTTCTTCGAAAGACGTTTAATCACTAGACCCTTATTTTATATCATCtggaaaatatattatgatTTCTATCGGCATTCAACCCATAAGATGCCAAAAGTCACTGAAAGAAACAAGCTTACTGCTAAAGAATACACTCATATTCAACGAGAAGTATTTAGAAAGTGTGATATTTCCCCTATTATTTCCCCAAGAGAGTTGCTTCGTTTAATGGTTGTAGATTCAAATCTTTTACCAGATATAAAATTGtacaatttaattataaagGTATTTATCAAAAGTAATGATTGGAATGGTATCATAACGGTCTTATCATTGATGGAAAATTTCCATTGCCaagatattgatgattACATTTTGGGATacatattaaaagaaattcaaaaccAATACATATTATTAACCATGTatgaaataaaacaaaaacagCCTGATTTAAATGCTAAGAATTTAATTaccaattcaaaattaaaagtgCTTGAAATGAGAAAGGAAAGCCATATATTTGGTGAATATCAAGACATAAATAGTAAATTTGATTACATTCTCAATGAGATATGTAATCTACTTCAAAAGAAGAACTCTAAATCCCAGCCATCTAATTTGcaagatattttagaattttacCAACAATTCGATCTACCCGTTGATAAACTCAAAGATACATTTAACAAGgcatttgaaaaatctcAATAA
- the RRP14 gene encoding ribosome biosynthesis protein RRP14 (similar to Saccharomyces cerevisiae RRP14 (YKL082C); ancestral locus Anc_2.636) has product MGSNSIEERLKANSDAFSGLLALIPAKYYYDESTQDQWKAKKKSKQQLKEDKLNKLDPDNINGESKENHGSAALDVMKKIESTANPVVLPGEKFKHLQKKNKPQQKDDIIDVKTVVASKEDDGDIFEEEEEELNIMFDDEGNEVVTDSGLQDSEAQEDTIKNDGKSSDNDTSNKKKKTLSEEEKIQKQKNMEALRSKLQSKIQSLKEKRKAPGSKVNGAPSSREAILLQRKRKQELKKEIQQQQQQQQQNTQSDSESDNDSEDDFENNEDFVKNKKQKLNNSNKKENKYNINTDDLMFQNIMFDDGDKATSDLQRIRKSTFSTNTKKSGPSKNDIKAHLKLLESKKSKVENNDELTQIKIKEKEKWQRAMLQAEGHKLKDDEKLLKKALKRKEAKKRKSAVEWKERKQLVETNKNERAKRREENLQIRKDNKGKKRSQRTRMKPKFKAQTLPTKKRAGFEGRIKSGSKSGSKSASKRR; this is encoded by the coding sequence ATGGGTAGCAATTCTATTGAAGAACGTTTAAAAGCGAATTCAGATGCCTTTTCAGGGTTATTGGCTTTAATACCTgctaaatattattatgatgaaAGCACTCAGGATCAATGGAAGGCTAAAAAGAAGTCCAAGCAACAATTGAAAGAAGATAAATTGAACAAACTGGATCCAGATAACATTAATGGGgaatcaaaagaaaatcatGGTTCTGCTGCACTTGAtgtaatgaagaaaattgaATCGACTGCTAATCCAGTGGTATTACCtggtgaaaaatttaagcatttgcaaaaaaagaataaaccACAACAAAAAGATGATATAATAGATGTTAAAACGGTTGTTGCTTctaaagaagatgatggtgatatatttgaagaagaagaagaggagCTAAATATTATGTTTGACGATGAAGGTAATGAGGTAGTTACAGATTCTGGTTTGCAAGATTCTGAAGCACAAGAAGATAccattaaaaatgatggTAAAAGTTCTGATAATGAtacttcaaataaaaagaagaaaactctttctgaagaagaaaaaattcaaaagcaaaaaaacaTGGAAGCTTTACGTTCGAAGCTGCAATCAAAGATTCAATCGTTGaaagagaaaagaaagGCCCCTGGTTCCAAAGTAAATGGTGCTCCTTCATCAAGAGAAGCTATTCTATTACAAAGGAAGAGAAAgcaagaattaaaaaaagaaatacaacaacagcagcaacaacaacaacagaaTACTCAATCTGATTCTGAATCAGATAATGATTCTGAAGacgattttgaaaataatgaagattttgTGAAGAATAAGAAACAAAAGTTAAATAACAGtaataaaaaggaaaataaatataatatcaatacaGACGATTTAATGTTCCAAAATATCATGTTTGATGACGGTGATAAAGCGACATCAGATTTGCAACGTATTAGAAAATCGACTTTTTCAACAAATACTAAAAAATCAGGTCCATCTAAAAATGACATTAAAGCTCacttaaaattattagaatccAAGAAATCAAAAgtggaaaataatgatgaattaacccaaataaaaatcaaagaGAAGGAAAAATGGCAAAGAGCTATGCTTCAAGCTGAAGGCcataaattaaaagacgatgaaaaattattgaaaaaagctttaaaaagaaaagaagcAAAAAAGAGGAAATCTGCTGTTGAATGGAAGGAAAGAAAACAATTAGTTgaaactaataaaaacGAAAGGGCAAAGAGAAGAGAAGAGAACTTACAAATAAGAAAGGATAACAAGGGAAAGAAGAGATCTCAAAGAACAAGGATGAAACCTAAGTTCAAAGCTCAGACTCTACCCACTAAAAAGAGGGCAGGGTTTGAAGGCCGTATTAAATCAGGTTCAAAATCAGGTTCTAAATCTGCTTCAAAGAGAAGGTGA
- the VMA5 gene encoding H(+)-transporting V1 sector ATPase subunit C (similar to Saccharomyces cerevisiae VMA5 (YKL080W); ancestral locus Anc_2.634), translating into MATTLNTANEFILLSLPLNAKPTTSVKDDTDSWLQNTLNGGKTFVSNFEIPEFKIGSLDNLIVDSEDLSKIDNQIGGFVVKIVEILASLNETGSKTSYKTISINNTPVQEYLENFKWDSRKFKFDKSIKELIQAIANESIQLDNDVRATYTNYTNAKTNLAAAERKKTGDLSVRSLHDLVKPEDFILNSDHLTTVLIVVPKSLKHDFESSYESLSQNVVPGCASILSTDSEYILYNVHLFKKIVQEFIANARERKFIPREFNYSEELIDQLKQEHDNAASLEHSIRVQLVRLTKTAYSDIFMNWFHIKALRIYVESVLRYGLPPHFNTKLIAVPPKNLAKCKAELIDAYGYLSGNAFAKNKKGKIDKEDVSLNQYASMVDTEYEPFVIYTVTL; encoded by the coding sequence ATGGCCACTACCCTTAACACTGCCAATGAATTCATACTTCTATCTTTACCTTTGAATGCAAAGCCTACCACTTCTGTAAAGGATGATACCGATTCTTGGTTACAGAATACTTTAAATGGTGGTAAAACTTTTGTAtctaattttgaaattccTGAGTTTAAGATTGGTTCTCTGGATAATTTGATTGTAGATTCTGAGGATTTGAGCAAGATCGATAACCAAATTGGTGGGTTTGTTGTCAAGATTGTGGAGATCTTAGCCAGTTTGAATGAAACAGGCTCCAAGACAAGTTATAAGACTATTTCCATTAACAATACTCCAGTTcaagaatatttagaaaattttaagTGGGATTctagaaaatttaaatttgataagTCAATTAAGGAATTAATTCAAGCCATCGCTAATGAGTCAATTCAGTTAGATAATGATGTAAGAGCTACCTATACAAATTATACTAATGCTAAGACCAACTTGGCAGCAGcagaaagaaagaaaacTGGTGACCTGTCGGTCAGATCACTTCATGATTTAGTGAAACCAGAAGATTTCATCTTAAATTCAGACCATTTGACCACTGTATTGATTGTAGTACCAAAGAGTTTGAAGCATGATTTTGAATCATCCTATGAATCCCTTTCACAAAATGTGGTACCTGGTTGTGCCAGCATTCTTTCTACCGATTcagaatatattctttacaATGTCCatttgtttaaaaaaatagtacaAGAATTCATTGCTAATGCCAGAGAGAGAAAATTCATTCCAAGAGAATTCAATTATTCAGAAGAATTAATCGATCAATTGAAACAAGAACATGATAATGCTGCTAGTCTTGAACATTCTATTAGAGTTCAACTAGTCAGACTAACAAAGACAGCTTATTCCGATATCTTTATGAATTGGTTCCATATTAAAGCATTACGAATTTATGTTGAATCTGTGTTACGATATGGTTTACCACCACATTTTAATACCAAATTAATTGCTGTACCACCAAAGAACTTGGCAAAATGTAAAGCTGAATTGATCGATGCTTATGGATATTTGAGTGGGAATGCCTTTGCCAAGAATAAGAAGGGGAAGATTGACAAAGAAGATGTCTCCTTGAACCAATACGCCTCTATGGTTGACACAGAATATGAACCATTTGTTATTTACACTGTCACGTTATAG
- the TBLA0A00820 gene encoding uncharacterized protein (similar to Saccharomyces cerevisiae SMY1 (YKL079W); ancestral locus Anc_2.633) gives MVQVVVRIKPEPPSEEIAFSQYSIRDKTRDNDGATGTRIIFTSETTGNTEFQVDKVFDRFTKQSDLLSSDIVKNKISELFDGFNSSIIAFGQSGTGKSFTMFGNNSLTSTNTSPIKHKNSHNNKKADANDEYVSDIDSIEGLDSDLDSNQDNLSSDMLLAQSGLVLSPNDGILQRSVKDIFSRINEVKRLKEKSQFSVSFSFYEVYEDKVFDLLSPTKDKTPLKLIRPNFKKNNSSLEIENLRQVYVESFEELNSYLIEGRSNRNMKHLTSRSNIVIKINLEQVFLEDQLMKCSSLILLDMAASDYIDKNDSLGISAKEAKKLNYPMESFTSYINLLAETGTSPYDQQINGKKSNDYNSNLVDIMSIPIGGNCKTLFISTISPLLANQNETFITLRISEQIKSIISSSNNINKNIKGLNSKKELELIRMDINLKEEYYKCQIRILEEQLKLMKSHSNIITETNTTRNSGLQEEIKYQEKENRKLKKQVKTLAYILTKTNRNNKSATNTISNDDMNQGDEIDGNNINDDDNELNKQDTNLADEDDDDDGDGNSLETEDNSEHLLNTLLEKCEQVVELQLSLDEEINKGLILQKQTEFSKFKGQTLETMNLKLLDQINLLEADLQMTLAENVSKRKEIEHLKQIANSRKSRIQYLENDIKEKDISIKSIATNNSLSVNQTNSNNNLKLQEEASNSRKYSTTSSSGNTLVHEESNEPCSPKSTSYHWPSNYISSPSHWGVTRKASSSIDSPFNTTPHNPVATAKPMKRGLDLRLMQHISAPRDSESTASTDSPSNVSPIKNTNSVN, from the coding sequence ATGGTTCAGGTAGTTGTAAGAATCAAGCCAGAACCACCTTCAGAAGAAATAGCATTTTCTCAATATTCGATAAGGGATAAAACAAGAGATAATGATGGTGCTACTGGTACAAGAATTATATTCACTTCAGAAACAACAGGAAATACAGAATTCCAAGTAGACAAGGTTTTTGATAGATTCACAAAACAATCAGATCTTTTGAGTTCTGATATtgtcaaaaataaaatatctgaattatttgatgggTTTAATTCTTCCATTATCGCCTTTGGCCAATCAGGTACTGGCAAATCATTTACTATGTttggtaataattctttaacttCTACAAATACTAGTCCTATTAAACATAAAAATAGTCATAATAACAAGAAAGCAGATGCTAATGATGAATATGTTAGTGATATTGATAGTATAGAGGGGCTGGACTCCGATTTGGATAGTAATCAAGATAATTTGAGTAGCGATATGCTACTTGCTCAATCAGGGCTTGTATTATCCCCGAATGATGGGATATTACAAAGGTCTGtgaaagatattttttcaaggATAAATGAGGTCAAACgattgaaagaaaaatctCAATTCTCAGTATCTTTCTCATTTTATGAAGTCTATGAAGATAAAGTATTTGACTTATTATCTCCAACAAAGGATAAAACTcctttgaaattaattagacctaattttaaaaaaaataattcttctttagaaattgaaaatttaagaCAGGTTTATGTAGAAtcttttgaagaattaaattcttaTTTGATCGAGGGTCGATCAAATAGAAATATGAAGCATTTAACTTCAAGATCAAATATTGTGATAAAGATTAATTTGGAGCAAGTATTTTTAGAGGATCAGCTGATGAAATGTAGTTCATTAATTCTATTGGATATGGCTGCATCAGATTATATCgataaaaatgattcatTAGGTATAAGCGCTAAAGAAGCCAAAAAGCTTAATTATCCAATGGAAAGTTTTACAagttatattaatttattagcTGAAACCGGTACTTCACCTTATGATCAACAAATAAACGGTAAAAAATCGAATGattataattcaaatttagtAGATATAATGAGTATACCAATTGGAGGAAATTGTAAAACCCTATTTATATCAACCATATCGCCATTACTAGCTAATCAAAATGAAACTTTTATTACCTTAAGAATTTCAgaacaaattaaatcaattatttcatcttcaaataatataaacaaaaatattaaaggcttaaattctaaaaaagaACTGGAATTGATAAGAATGGATATCAATctaaaagaagaatattataaatgTCAAATCCGTATACTCGAAGagcaattaaaattaatgaaaagtcatagtaatattataaCAGAAACAAATACAACAAGAAATTCTGGATtacaagaagaaattaaatatcaggaaaaggaaaatagaaaattgaaaaaacaaGTAAAAACTTTAGCATATATTTTAACTAAGACgaatagaaataataaatcagcCACTAATacaatttcaaatgatgatatgAATCAAGGTGATGAAATAGAtggaaataatataaatgatgatgataatgaactTAATAAGCAAGATACCAACTTGgctgatgaagatgatgatgatgatggtgATGGAAATTCATTAGAAACAGAAGATAATTCAGaacatttattaaatacaCTATTAGAAAAATGTGAGCAAGTAGTCGAACTTCAATTATCCTTGGATGAAGAGATTAATAAAGGCttaattttacaaaagCAAACtgaattttccaaatttaaaGGTCAAACTTTAGAGAcgatgaatttgaaattattagatcAAATTAATCTATTAGAAGCAGATTTACAAATGACATTAGCTGAAAATGTAAGTAAACGTAAAGAAATAGAacatttaaaacaaattgcAAATTCACGTAAATCCCgaattcaatatttagaGAAcgatattaaagaaaaggaTATAAGCATTAAATCAATAGCaacaaataatagtttGAGTGTCAATCAAACTaacagtaataataatttgaaattacaagaagaagcatcaaattcaagaaaatattcaacCACTTCATCATCAGGGAATACTTTAGTGCATGAAGAAAGTAATGAGCCATGTTCACCAAAAAGTACCTCATACCATTGGCCATCCAACTATATTTCTAGTCCTTCGCATTGGGGTGTTACAAGAAAGGCATCTTCAAGCATAGATAGTCCATTTAATACTACTCCTCATAACCCTGTTGCAACTGCTAAACCAATGAAGAGAGGGTTGGATTTAAGATTGATGCAACATATAAGTGCACCAAGGGATTCTGAATCTACTGCAAGTACCGATTCTCCTAGTAATGTTTCTCCCATTAAAAATACCAATTCagtaaattaa
- the YNK1 gene encoding nucleoside diphosphate kinase (similar to Saccharomyces cerevisiae YNK1 (YKL067W); ancestral locus Anc_2.606) — protein sequence MERTFIAVKPDGVQRGLVMEIMSRFEKRGFKLVGIKILNASEELLTKHYEEHVGKPFFPKMVSFMRSGPIVATVWEGKDVVNQGRAMLGKTNPTDSAPGTIRGDFGIDLGRNVCHGSDSVESANREIKLWFKDEELANWESNQTKWLYE from the coding sequence ATGGAAAGAACATTCATTGCAGTCAAACCGGATGGTGTCCAAAGAGGTCTTGTCATGGAAATCATGAGCCGTTTTGAAAAGAGAGGTTTTAAATTAGTCGGTATTAAGATTTTGAATGCTAGCGAAGAATTGTTGACCAAGCACTACGAAGAACATGTTGGTAAGCCATTTTTCCCTAAAATGGTTTCCTTCATGAGATCTGGCCCTATCGTTGCTACCGTTTGGGAAGGTAAAGATGTTGTTAATCAAGGTCGTGCTATGTTAGGCAAGACTAACCCAACTGATAGTGCTCCAGGTACTATTAGAGGTGACTTTGGTATTGATTTAGGTAGAAATGTCTGCCATGGTAGTGACTCTGTTGAAAGTGCCAACAGAGAAATCAAATTATGGTTCAAAGATGAAGAGTTAGCCAATTGGGAATCTAATCAAACCAAATGGTTGTATGAATAA
- the KAE1 gene encoding tRNA N6-adenosine threonylcarbamoyltransferase (similar to Saccharomyces cerevisiae KAE1 (YKR038C); ancestral locus Anc_1.245), protein MVNLNGVKPKNGRNYYIALGLEGSANKLGIGVIKQPLLDSTLTGDNSHDCHTEILANIRDTYVTPPGEGFLPRDTARHHKNWCVRLIKKALAEAKIENPSIDIDVICFTQGPGMGAPLHSVVIAARTCSLIWDVPLIGVNHCVGHIEMGREITKAVNPVVLYVSGGNTQVIAYSENRYRIFGETLDIAIGNCLDRFARTLKIPNIPFPGYNIEQMAKKAQHKDNLVLLPYTVKGMDLSMSGILAFIDGLAKDLFKKNKKNKFLFDSKTGEQLITVEDLCFALQENLFAMLVEITERAMAHVNSNQVLIVGGVGSNLRLQEMMGQMCADRANGKVHATDERFCIDNGVMIAQAGLLQYRMGDVITDLADTVVTQKFRTDEVYVSWRE, encoded by the coding sequence atgGTGAATTTGAATGGCGTTAAGCCAAAAAACggaagaaattattatatagcACTGGGCCTTGAAGGCTCTGCTAATAAACTGGGTATTGGTGTTATAAAGCAACCTTTATTAGACTCAACTTTAACAGGTGATAACTCTCATGATTGCCATACTGAAATTCTAGCTAATATTAGAGATACTTATGTAACGCCACCAGGTGAAGGGTTTTTGCCTCGTGATACAGCAAGGCATCATAAGAATTGGTGTGTACGCCTCATTAAAAAGGCATTAGCTGAAGCCAAAATTGAAAACCCATCAATAGATATAGATGTTATTTGTTTCACTCAAGGTCCAGGAATGGGTGCTCCTTTGCATTCTGTGGTCATTGCGGCCAGAACTTGTTCATTGATATGGGATGTTCCATTAATCGGTGTAAACCATTGTGTTGGTCATATTGAAATGGGTCGAGAAATTACAAAAGCTGTTAATCCCGTTGTATTATATGTAAGTGGTGGTAATACTCAAGTTATTGCGTATTCTGAAAATAGATACCGAATATTTGGTGAAACATTAGATATTGCTATTGGAAATTGTCTAGACAGATTTGCTAGAACTTTAAAGATTCCAAATATTCCATTTCCTGGTTATAACATTGAACAGATGGCTAAAAAAGCCCAGCATAAAGATAACCttgtattattaccatACACTGTCAAAGGTATGGATCTTTCCATGAGTGGTATTCTTGCATTTATCGATGGCTTAGCAAAGGATCTattcaaaaagaataagaaaaataaattcttatTTGATTCTAAAACAGGTGAACAATTGATTACCGTGGAAGATTTATGTTTTGCACTacaagaaaatttatttgcAATGCTTGTAGAAATAACCGAAAGAGCAATGGCGCATgttaattcaaatcaagTTTTAATTGTGGGGGGTGTTGGCTCAAATTTACGTTTACAAGAAATGATGGGGCAAATGTGTGCAGATAGAGCAAATGGTAAGGTTCATGCAACCGATGAAAGATTCTGTATTGATAACGGTGTTATGATTGCTCAAGCAGGTTTGTTACAATATCGTATGGGGGATGTGATAACGGATTTAGCTGATACAGTAGTAACTCAAAAATTTAGAACTGACGAAGTTTATGTTAGTTGGCGTGAATAA
- the TBLA0A00860 gene encoding uncharacterized protein, translated as MKKYSSNMQEGKSYLNSQYVNEDPNFQSLNRILSLSSQKKKGCILLNSPEFKENSCMIQNIRKSSLPTNDLIKDVINYLDDLETYVEESSRKFRIISIDANGHMKQPDIFGAETGLIGETSNAHSVSTENQNDLSETQNSHLIQNEEVTTSIENSNKAVQDRLCSHKENIAHVESLINKLQSFPGHDLQTSYTDIREPEYSSTYEYYKFKLLSHSLSYLRRKSVTSNNPFYEHKYKKRVLRKQCTVIN; from the coding sequence atgaagaaatataGTTCAAATATGCAAGAAGGGAAGagttatttaaattctcaATATGTAAATGAAGATCCAAACTTCCAAAGCCTAAACAGGATTTTATCGCTCAGCTCTCAAAAGAAGAAAGGATGCATATTACTGAATTCACCGGAGTTCAAAGAAAATTCTTGCatgattcaaaatataagaaaatcttcattacctacaaatgatttaattaaagatgttattaattatttggatGATCTAGAAACATATGTAGAAGAAAGTTCAAGAAAGTTTCGCATAATTTCTATTGATGCTAATGGGCATATGAAACAGCCTGATATTTTTGGTGCTGAAACAGGATTGATAGGAGAAACTTCAAATGCTCACAGTGTATCAACTGAAAATCAGAATGATTTGAGCGAAACTCAGAACAGTCATTTGATTCAAAATGAGGAAGTTACTACTTCTATAgagaattcaaataaagCTGTGCAAGACAGATTATGTAGCcacaaagaaaatattgcCCATGttgaatcattaataaataagcTCCAAAGTTTCCCAGGACATGATTTACAAACTTCATATACCGACATTAGAGAACCAGAATATTCAAGCACATACgaatattacaaatttaaGCTGCTAAGTCACTCTTTGTCTTATCTAAGAAGGAAGTCAGTTACTAGTAATAACCCCTTTTATGAGCACaagtataaaaaaaggGTTCTCAGAAAACAGTGTACagtaattaattaa